A genomic window from Camelina sativa cultivar DH55 chromosome 2, Cs, whole genome shotgun sequence includes:
- the LOC104733897 gene encoding casein kinase 1-like protein 12, producing the protein MSMESRVGSKYRLGRKIGSGSFGEIYLGTHIQTNEEVAIKLENVKTKHPQLLYESKLYRILQGGTGVPNVKWFGVEGDYNVLVMDLLGPSLEDLFNFCSRKLSLKSVLMLADQMINRVEFFHSKSFLHRDLKPDNFLMGLGRRANQVYIIDFGLAKKYRDNTTHQHIAYRENKNLTGTARYASMNTHLGIEQSRRDDLESLGYILMYFLKGSLPWQGLKAGTKKQKYERISEKKVSTSIESLCRGYPSEFASYFHYCRSLRFDDKPDYGYLKRIFRDLFIREGFQFDYVFDWTILKYQQSQLTAPPSRGLVNPGGGTSAGLPPGLTSMDRYGGEDESGRPPMDSSRRRMSGTLENSGNFSSRGPMMPSSSLFAQSAGSSRRVTSSEELQRCRTGAGLRNSPAITTSEGKRSASTRKHYDSAIKGIETLQVSDERFHHH; encoded by the exons ATGTCGATGGAGTCTCGTGTGGGAAGCAAATACCGTCTCGGCCGGAAGATTGGAAGCGGTTCATTCGGAGAGATCTATCTTG GTACTCATATTCAAACGAATGAAGAAGTTGCAATCAAGCTC gaaAATGTGAAGACGAAACATCCACAGCTGCTCTATGAATCAAAGTTATACAGAATTCTACAAGGAGGAA CTGGTGTTCCAAATGTGAAGTGGTTTGGTGTTGAAGGTGACTACAATGTTCTGGTGATGGATTTACTTGGGCCTAGTCTTGAAGACTTGTTCAATTTCTGTAGCAGGAAACTTTCCTTGAAGTCAGTACTCATGCTCGCagatcaaatg ATAAACCGTGTTGAGTTTTTCCATTCGAAATCTTTCCTTCACCGAGATCTTAAGCCAGACAACTTTCTTATGGGTTTAGGAAGGCGCGCAAACcag GTATACATTATCGACTTTGGTCTTGCTAAGAAATACCGGGATAATACTACCCATCAGCACATTGCTTACAG agaaaataaaaatctcactGGAACTGCAAGATATGCTAGTATGAACACTCACTTGGGAATTG AGCAAAGCCGAAGGGATGACCTAGAATCTCTTGGTTACATTCTCATGTATTTCCTAAAAGGAAG tcttcCTTGGCAAGGACTTAAAGCTggaaccaagaaacaaaagtatGAGAGAATCAGTGAAAAGAAAGTCTCTACATCCATTGAG TCCTTGTGCCGTGGTTACCCATCCGAATTCGCATCCTACTTCCACTACTGTCGTTCACTTCGATTTGATGATAAACCAGATTATGGTTATCTCAAAAGAATATTCAGGGATCTCTTCATCCGCGAAG GGTTTCAATTCGATTACGTCTTTGACTGGACCATATTGAAATATCAACAGTCACAACTAACAGCTCCTCCATCACGTGGCTTAGTAAATCCTGGGGGTGGAACTAGTGCGGGTTTGCCTCCTGGACTAACTAGCATGGATAGATACGGAG GCGAGGACGAATCAGGGAGACCACCAATGGATTCATCACGAAGGAGAATGTCAGGAACTCTTGAAAACTCTGGCAACTTCTCATCAAGAGGCCCAATG ATGCCAAGCTCGTCCTTGTTTGCACAATCAGCAGGATCATCAAGGAGAGTAACGTCGTCAGAGGAACTACAGAGATGCCGTACCGGGGCCGGATTAAGAAACTCTCCGGCGATAACAACGTCGGAAGGGAAGAGATCTGCTTCAACCAGAAAACATTACGATTCTGCCATCAAAGGCATCGAGACCCTCCAAGTCTCTGACGAAAGGTTTCACCACCACTGA
- the LOC104733904 gene encoding glycylpeptide N-tetradecanoyltransferase 1 gives MADNNSPPGSVEERADQIVEANPLVNDDTSLETIVRRFQDSMSESKTHKFWETQPVGQFKDIGDTSLPEGPIEPATPLSEVKQEPYNLPSVYEWTTCDMNSDDMCSEVYNLLKNNYVEDDENMFRFNYSKEFLRWALRPPGYYQSWHIGVRAKTSKKLVAFISGIPARIRVRDEVVKMAEINFLCVHKKLRSKRLAPVMIKEVTRRVHLENIWQAAYTAGVILPTPITTCQYWHRSLNPKKLIDVGFSRLGPRMTMSRTIKLYKLPDTPITPGFRKMEPRDVPAVTRLLRNYLSQFGVATDFDENDVEHWLLPREDVVDSYLVESPETHDVTDFCSFYTLPSTILGNPNYTTLKAAYSYYNVATQTSFLQLMNDALIVSKQKGFDVFNALDVMHNESFLKELKFGPGDGQLHYYLYNYRLKSALKPSELGLVLL, from the coding sequence ATGGCAGACAACAATTCACCACCTGGCTCTGTAGAAGAGAGAGCAGATCAAATTGTTGAAGCTAACCCATTGGTTAATGATGATACTTCACTTGAAACCATAGTTCGGAGGTTCCAGGATTCAATGTCAGAGTCAAAGACGCATAAGTTCTGGGAGACTCAACCTGTTGGGCAGTTTAAGGATATTGGGGATACCAGTTTGCCTGAAGGCCCTATTGAGCCTGCAACTCCGTTATCTGAGGTGAAACAAGAGCCTTACAACCTTCCTTCTGTTTATGAATGGACCACTTGCGATATGAACTCTGATGATATGTGTTCAGAGGTGTACAACCTTCTCAAGAACAACTATGTTGAGGATGATGAGAATATGTTCAGGTTCAATTACTCCAAGGAGTTTCTAAGGTGGGCACTGCGTCCACCTGGTTATTACCAGAGCTGGCATATTGGAGTCCGTGCCAAGACTTCGAAGAAACTCGTTGCTTTCATTAGCGGTATCCCAGCAAGAATCAGGGTGCGTGATGAGGTAGTGAAAATGGCAGAGATCAATTTCTTGTGTGTTCACAAGAAGCTCAGGTCTAAGAGACTCGCTCCTGTCATGATTAAGGAAGTGACTAGAAGGGTTCATTTGGAGAACATTTGGCAAGCGGCTTATACCGCAGGAGTTATACTTCCTACACCGATCACCACCTGTCAATACTGGCACAGGTCATTGAACCCGAAGAAGCTTATCGATGTTGGGTTTTCAAGGCTTGGACCGAGAATGACAATGAGCAGAACCATAAAACTCTACAAGTTGCCAGACACACCCATCACTCCTGGATTTAGGAAAATGGAACCACGCGATGTCCCTGCTGTTACACGATTGCTTAGGAACTACCTTAGCCAGTTTGGAGTTGCGACTGACTTTGATGAGAACGATGTTGAGCATTGGCTACTCCCGAGAGAAGATGTGGTGGACAGTTACCTAGTAGAAAGTCCTGAAACTCACGATGTCACTGACTTCTGCAGCTTCTACACACTACCTTCGACCATCCTCGGTAACCCGAACTACACAACGTTGAAAGCTGCTTATTCTTACTACAACGTCGCCACACAGACCTCGTTTCTTCAGCTGATGAATGATGCGTTAATCGTCTCAAAGCAAAAGGGTTTCGATGTGTTCAACGCTTTGGATGTGATGCACAACGAGAGTTTCTTGAAAGAGCTCAAGTTTGGTCCAGGAGATGGACAGCTCCATTACTATCTCTATAACTACCGTTTGAAAAGTGCGTTGAAGCCATCAGAACTTGGGCTTGTGCTCTTATAA
- the LOC104733913 gene encoding lycopene epsilon cyclase, chloroplastic: MECVGARNFAAMAVSTFPSWSTSPRKSPVVNKSYSFRNIRFGLCCSSVRASGGGGSSGSESCVAVREDFADEEDFVKAGGSEILFVQMQQNKDMDDQQSKLVDKLPPISVGDGALDLVVIGCGPAGLALAAESAKLGLKVGLIGPDLPFTNNYGVWEDEFNDLGLQKCIEHVWRDTLVYLDDDNPITIGRAYGRVSRRLLHEELLRRCVESGVSYLSSKVDSITEASNGLRLVACEGNAVIPCRLATVASGAASGKLLQYEVGGPRVCVQTAYGVEVEVESSPYDPEQMVFMDYRDYTNEKVRSLEADYPTFLYAMPMTKTRVFFEETCLASKDVMPFDLLKKKLMLRLDTLGIRVLKTYEEEWSYIPVGGSLPDTEQKNLAFGAAASMVHPATGYSVVRSLSEAPNYASVIAEILKQESITSLTKHINSNISRQAWDTLWPPERKRQRAFFLFGLALIVQFDIEGIRSFFETFFRLPKWMWRGFLGSTLTSGDLVLFALYMFVIAPNKLRKGLINHLISDPTGATMIRTYLRL; the protein is encoded by the exons atggagtgtGTTGGGGCTAGGAATTTCGCAGCAATGGCGGTTTCAACGTTTCCGTCGTGGAGTACTTCTCCAAGGAAATCCCCGGTGGTTAATAAGAGTTACAGCTTCAGGAATATTCGTTTCGGTTTGTGTTGTAGTAGTGTCAGAGCTAGCGGCGGCGGAGGAAGCTCCGGGAGTGAGAGTTGCGTGGCGGTGAGAGAGGATTTCGCCGACGAAGAAGATTTCGTGAAAGCTGGTGGTTCTGAGATCTTGTTCGTTCAAATGCAGCAGAACAAAGACATGGATGACCAACAGTCCAAGCTTGTTGATAAG TTACCTCCTATATCAGTTGGTGATGGTGCTTTGGACCTAGTGGTTATTGGTTGTGGTCCTGCTGGTTTAGCCTTGGCTGCGGAATCAGCTAAGCTAGGACTTAAAGTTGGACTCATTGGTCCAGATCTTCCTTTCACTAACAATTACGGTGTTTGGGAAGATGAATTCAATG ATCTTGGGTTGCAAAAATGTATTGAGCATGTTTGGAGAGATACTCTTGTGTATCTGGATGATGATAATCCTATTACCATTGGCCGTGCTTATGGAAGAGTTAGTCGTCGTTTACTTCACGAGGAGCTCTTGAGGAG GTGTGTGGAGTCAGGTGTCTCGTACCTTAGCTCCAAAGTTGACAGCATAACAGAAGCTTCTAATGGTCTTAGACTTGTTGCCTGTGAAGGCAATGCCGTCATTCCATGCAG GCTTGCCACTGTTGCTTCTGGAGCAGCTTCGGGAAAGCTTTTGCAATACGAAGTTGGGGGACCTAGAGTCTGTGTTCAAACTGCATACGGCGTGGAGGTTGAG GTCGAAAGCAGTCCATATGATCCAGAGCAAATGGTTTTCATGGATTACAGAGATTATACAAACGAGAAAGTTCGGAGCTTAGAAGCTGACTATCCAACGTTTCTGTACGCCATGCCTATGACAAAGACAAGAGTATTCTTTGAG GAGACATGCTTGGCCTCAAAAGATGTCATGCCCTTTGATTTGTTAAAAAAGAAGCTCATGTTACGATTAGATACACTCGGAATTCGAGTTCTAAAGACTTACGAAGAG GAATGGTCCTATATCCCTGTTGGTGGTTCCTTGCCAGACACCGAACAAAAGAATCTCGCCTTCGGTGCTGCCGCTAGCATGGTACATCCCGCAACAG GCTATTCAGTTGTGAGATCTTTGTCCGAAGCTCCAAATTACGCATCAGTCATCGCGGAGATACTTAAACAAGAGTCTATTACTTCCTTAACCAAACACATCAACAGCAATATTTCAAGACAAG CTTGGGATACTTTATGGCCACCAGAGAGAAAACGACAAAGAGCATTCTTTCTCTTTGGCCTTGCGCTCATAGTTCAGTTCGATATTGAAGGCATTAGAAGCTTCTTCGAAACTTTCTTCCGCCTTCCAAAATG GATGTGGCGAGGGTTTTTAGGATCAACATTAACATCAGGAGATCTCGTTCTGTTTGCTTTGTACATGTTCGTCATTGCACCAAACAAATTGAGAAAAGGTCTCATCAATCATCTCATCTCTGATCCAACCGGAGCAACCATGATTCGAACCTATCTCAGACTATGA
- the LOC104733931 gene encoding U-box domain-containing protein 34: protein MVVMTNKFFESIGGAPSYSSVSVAVKGSVGDAVGGTASRRALRWTIENFLPKIDRLVLVHVIPTVTTIPSPSGSKIPVEELEESVVSMYKRDLRNEYEQVFLPFKKICKSTKVETLLLEHNDTAKALLKYMSSTEVECLVIGSCSSNFLTRKKGQELPLTVLGEAPEACEIYVVCKDRILTKSTNQFTADSSSSFRIPEGAEAYTESFSRTRSDKTGLSASSISSSGRKRIGRPASLPHSHPVSRVFSDAQSSTDVGFVNDEHARSILRHSTVSTSKKHLDPRPHIKTPKSDVKAEVEQLRKEVQTTLSMYKQACEELVHKQTQVQSLSSECVKETEKVITALEKEEMRRKAAAEEKEKHLKAVREVEEAKSMLAKEFCERQLAELDALKQSIEKQKVIEQLFLRDGRYRRYTKEEITAATDNFSSRKIIGEGGYGKVYKCSLDHTPVALKVLKPDSIEKKEEFLKEISVLSQLRHPHVVLLLGACPENGCLVYEYMENGSLDCHITPKKGKPSLSWFIRFRIIYETACGLAFLHNSKPEPIVHRDLKPGNILLDRNFVSKIGDVGLAKLMSEEAPESVTVYRNSIIAGTLYYMDPEYQRTGTIRPKSDLYAFGIIILQLLTARHPNGLLFCVEDAVKRGCFEDMLDKSVRDWPIAEAKELARIAIRCSQLKCRDRPDLDTQVLPALKQILESANSRLKTEQANVRPPTHYYCPILKEIMEDPQIAADGFTYEGKAIKAWIQKHQNVSPVTKHRLKNSDLTPNHTLKSAIQEWRSRSRLDLSTTLGSF from the exons ATGGTGGTGATGACGAACAAGTTCTTCGAATCAATCGGAGGAGCTCCGTCTTATTCTTCAGTATCCGTCGCTGTTAAAGGATCTGTCGGTGACGCCGTAGGAGGAACAGCTAGTCGTCGTGCTCTTCGTTGGACAATCGAAAACTTCCTTCCTAAAATCGATCGATTGGTTCTTGTTCATGTTATCCCTACCGTCACTACTATTCCATCTCCTT CTGGATCGAAGATTCCTGTGGAGGAATTAGAAGAGAGTGTTGTGTCTATGTATAAACGAGATTTGAGAAATGAGTATGAACAAGTTTTTTTGCCGTTTAAGAAGATCTGCAAATCCACCAAA GTTGAGACGTTGTTGCTGGAACATAATGATACTGCAAAGGCACTTTTGAAGTATATGTCAAGTACTGAGGTTGAGTGTTTAGTCATTGGCTCTTGCTCTTCAAATTTCCTCACCag GAAAAAAGGACAAGAATTGCCATTAACTGTACTAGGAGAAGCTCCAGAGGCATGTGAGATTTATGTTGTTTGTAAAGATCGAATCTTAACCAAATCAACCAATCAGTTTACCGCAG ATTCATCATCTAGTTTCCGTATACCTGAAGGAGCTGAAGCTTATACAGAATCTTTTAGTCGCACACGCTCGGATAAGACAGGCTTGTCTGCTTCATCCATATCATCCTCAGGCAGGAAGCGAATTGGAAGACCTGCCTCTTTACCTCACAGTCATCCAGTCTCTCGAGTGTTTTCTGATGCACAATCTTCAACTGATGTTGGTTTTGTCAATGACGAACACGCTCGTTCTATCCTTAGACATAGCACTGTTTCTACTAGTAAAAAACACTTGGATCCTAGACCTCATATAAAAACACCAAAG TCAGATGTTAAAGCTGAGGTCGAGCAGCTAAGGAAAGAAGTACAAACCACTCTTTCTATGTACAAACAAGCTTGTGAAGAGCTAGTTCATAAACAAACGCAG GTCCAGTCTCTTTCCTCTGAGTGTGTTAAAGAAACGGAAAAGGTCATCACTGCtctagaaaaagaagaaatgcgGAGGAAAGCAGCAgcggaagagaaagaaaagcatCTAAAAGCTGTAAGAGAAGTCGAGGAAGCAAAATCAATGCTAGCCAAAGAGTTCTGCGAGAGGCAATTAGCCGAGCTAGATGCCCTGAAACAGTccatagagaaacaaaaagtcaTTGAGCAACTCTTCTTGAGAGATGGGCGGTACAGAAGGtacacaaaagaagaaataactGCAGCTACAGATAATTTCTCTTCCCGTAAAATAATCGGCGAAGGAGGATACGGAAAAGTATACAAATGCAGTCTTGATCATACCCCAGTAGCTCTTAAAGTTCTCAAACCCGATTCAAtcgaaaagaaagaagaattcttAAAAGAG ATCTCAGTCTTAAGCCAGCTAAGACATCCCCACGTCGTTCTTCTCCTCGGTGCATGTCCTGAGAATGGCTGCCTTGTCTATGAGTACATGGAGAATGGTAGCTTGGACTGTCACATCACTCCTAAAAAAGGGAAACCATCTCTCTCATGGTTCATCAGGTTCAGAATCATCTATGAAACTGCTTGTGGCCTAGCTTTCCTCCACAACTCAAAACCCGAGCCCATCGTGCACCGTGACCTCAAGCCAGGCAACATACTCCTAGACAGAAACTTCGTTAGCAAAATTGGCGACGTTGGACTCGCAAAACTCATGTCAGAAGAAGCACCGGAGAGTGTCACGGTTTACAGAAACTCGATTATTGCGGGTACACTCTACTACATGGACCCAGAATACCAAAGAACCGGAACTATCAGACCAAAATCAGATCTTTACGCATTTGGAATCATAATTCTCCAGCTTTTAACTGCTCGACATCCCAACGGTCTTCTTTTCTGTGTTGAAGACGCAGTAAAGAGAGGCTGTTTTGAAGATATGTTAGATAAATCAGTAAGAGATTGGCCCATAGCTGAAGCGAAAGAACTAGCTCGTATTGCAATCAGGTGTTCGCAGCTCAAATGCAGAGACAGACCAGATCTTGATACACAAGTCTTGCCCGCTCTCAAACAGATTCTTGAATCCGCAAATAGTAGACTCAAGACAGAGCAGGCTAATGTACGACCACCAACTCACTATTACTGTCCAATTCTTAAG GAAATAATGGAAGATCCACAGATAGCAGCAGATGGGTTCACTTACGAAGGAAAAGCGATAAAGGCATGGattcaaaaacatcaaaatgtgTCTCCCGTGACTAAGCATAGGCTCAAAAATTCCGATCTCACACCGAACCACACCCTCAAATCGGCTATACAAGAGTGGCGATCTCGTTCACGCTTAGACCTCTCCACTACTCTTGGCTCCTTTTGA
- the LOC104733936 gene encoding uncharacterized protein LOC104733936, whose product MASIVRPSVSVNLRPKITCTNLSTKERFEFQKKSLRKQKLNLSLKPKAQGSSVEGTSVVQEKELNNKTDYGVVGVHHVGLLCENLERSLEFYQNILGLEINEARPHDKLPYRGAWLWVGSEMIHLMELPNPDPLTGRPEHGGRDRHACLAIRNVSNLKDVLDKAGIEYTMSKSGRPAIFTRDPDANALEFTQI is encoded by the exons atggCGTCTATTGTCAGACCTTCGGTTTCAGTTAATCTAAGACCAAAG ATTACTTGCACGAATCTCTCTACGAAAGAGAGGTTTGAGTTTCAGAAGAAGAGTCTGAGGAAACAAAAGCTCAATCTTAGCTTGAAGCCTAAAGCACAAGGATCATCAGTTGAAGGGACTAGCGTTGTACAAGAGAAAGAGCTTAACAACAAAACCG ATTATGGAGTTGTTGGGGTTCACCATGTTGGTCTGCTCTGCGAGAACCTAGAACGGTCACTAGAGTTTTACCAAAACATATTAGGCCTTGAGATAAACGAGGCAAGGCCACACGATAAGCTTCCATATAGAGGAGCTTGGTTATGGGTAGGTTCAGAGATGATTCATCTTATGGAGCTTCCAAATCCAGATCCATTGACTGGTAGACCCGAGCACGGAGGACGGGATCGACACGCTTGTCTCGCAATCCGTAATGTTTCTAATCTGAAAGATGTTTTGGACAAAGCTG GGATAGAGTATACAATGAGCAAGTCAGGAAGACCAGCGATATTTACTCGTGATCCAGATGCAAACGCTCTTGAGTTCACTCAAATTTGA
- the LOC104733945 gene encoding protein phosphatase 2C 77-like (The sequence of the model RefSeq protein was modified relative to this genomic sequence to represent the inferred CDS: added 80 bases not found in genome assembly), with translation MDEASPAVAVPFRPFPEPRAGIRGYCNSESRVSLPENSCSGSGSLISDMKGSSFEINNTRQDSLASSSSSVVPDVTVDISAGDEMNGSDEFDPTRSTTNQSEKKVVLSRTESRSLFEFKSVPLYGVTSICGRRPEMEDSVSTIPRFLQVASSSFLDGRVTTNGFNPHSSAHFFGVYDGHGGSQVANYCRERMHLALTEEIVKEKPEFCDGDTWQEKWKKALFNSFMRVDSEIEPVAHAPETVGSTSVVAVVFPTHIFVANCGDSRAVLCRGKTPLALSTDHKPDRDDEAARIEAAGGKVIRWNGARVFGVLAMSRSIGDRYLKPSVIPDPEVTSVRRVKEDDCLILASDGLWDVMTNEEVCDLARKRILLWHKKNAMAGDALLPAEKRGEGKDPAAMSAAEYLSKMALQKGSKDNISVVVVDLKGVRKFKSKSMN, from the exons ATGGACGAAGCTTCTCCTGCTGTAGCTGTTCCATTCAGACCATTCCCTGAGCCACGCGCCGGAATTAGAGGCTACTGCAACAGCGAATCTAGGGTTTCTTTACCGGAAAATTCTTGTTCCGGTTCCGGTTCTTTGATTTCCGATATGAAAGGCTCATCCTTTGAGATCAATAATACAAGACAAGATTCATTagcgtcgtcatcatcatctgttgTACCAGACGTCACCGTTGATATCTCCGCCGGAGATGAGATGAACGGTTCAGATGAGTTTGATCCGACGAGATCGACGACGAATCAGAGTGAGAAGAAAGTAGTACTCAGTAGAACAGAGAGTAGAAGTCTGTTTGAGTTCAAGAGTGTGCCTTTATATGGAGTCACTTCGATTTGTGGAAGACGACCAGAGATGGAAGATTCTGTTTCCACGATTCCTAGGTTCCTTCAAGTTGCGTCTAGTTCGTTTCTTGATGGTCGAGTTACTACTAATGGATTTAACCCTCACTCGAGTGCTCATTTCTTCGGTGTTTACGATGGCCATGGTGGTTCTCAG GTAGCGAATTATTGCCGTGAGAGGATGCATCTAGCTTTAACGGAGGAGATAGTGAAGGAGAAACCGGAGTTTTGTGATGGTGACACGTGGCAAGAGAAGTGGAAGAAGGCTTTGTTCAACTCTTTTATGAGAGTTGACTCGGAGATCGAACCTGTGGCACACGCGCCTGAAACGGTGGGATCGACTTCGGTGGTAGCTGTTGTCTTTCCGACTCATATCTTTGTAGCGAATTGCGGCGATTCGAGGGCGGTTCTGTGCCGTGGCAAGACGCCACTGGCCTTGTCCACTGATCACAAA CCGGATAGAGATGATGAAGCGGCTAGGATAGAAGCAGCCGGAGGGAAAGTAATACGGTGGAATGGGGCTCGTGTTTTTGGTGTGCTAGCAATGTCAAGATCTATAG GTGATAGATACCTAAAACCATCAGTGATACCGGATCCGGAAGTGACTTCAGTACGACGAGTCAAAGAAGATGATTGTCTCATCTTAGCAAGTGATGGTCTTTGGGATGTAATGACAAACGAAGAAGTGTGCGATTTGGCTAGGAAAAGGATTTTGTTATGGCATAAGAAGAATGCTATGGCTGGAGATGCTTTGCTTCCGGCTGagaaaagaggagaaggaaAAGATCCGGCGGCAATGTCTGCGGCTGAGTATTTGTCGAAGATGGCTTTGCAAA
- the LOC104733950 gene encoding uncharacterized protein LOC104733950: protein MDENTKFVSGNGRTELVKFIADRHTKLMKQAARYYSALKDAMARGRRRYSLVKDVDDMETGAYDKPLPCFGCGIGWFSFLLGFMFPPLWYYAAYLYFGNYYRKDPRERAGLAASAITAMGFSLVLLVFFAVRWFYYP, encoded by the exons ATGGAcgaaa ATACTAAATTTGTATCTGGAAATGGTAGAACCGAGCTTGTAAAATTCATTGCTGATAGGCATACCAAACTCATGAAACAAGCCGCTCGATATTATTCCGCACTTAAAG ATGCTATGGCTCGTGGGAGAAGAAGATATTCACTTGTCAAAGATGTAGACGACATGGAAACAGGAGCATATGACAAACCTCTTCCATGCTTTGGTTGTGGAATCGGTTGGTTCTC CTTTCTCCTAGGATTTATGTTTCCACCTTTGTGGTACTATGCTGCATATCTTTATTTTGGGAACTATTATCGTAAAGATCCTAGAGAAAGAGCTGGTCTTGCTGCTTCCGCAATCACT GCGATGGGATTCTCTCTTGTGTTACTCGTGTTTTTTGCTGTCCGGTGGTTTTACTATCCTTAA